GCAACTTCAACAAGCTTGTCCCCATGTACGGCGTCGTCGGTATCAAGACCGGTTCCACGACCAAGGCCGGCGGCAACCTGCTCTTCGCCGCGGAGAAGAAGGTCGGCAGCTCCACGCAGCTGATCATCGGCGCGGTCTTCGGGCAGCACAAGACCCCGATCATCGACACCGCCACCGCCTACAGCAAGCAGCTCATCCTGGCCGTGGGCAAGGCGCTGACCACCAGCGCCGTCGTGAAGAAGGGCGCGGTCGTCGGCCACGTCGACGACGGCCTGGGCGGTACGACCCCGCTCGTGGCGACCAAGGATCTGACGGCGGTCGGCTGGCCCGGTCTCAAGGTCGACCTGAAGCTCACCGCCGGGGGCAAGGCTCTCCCGCACACGGCGAAGGCCGGTACGCAGGTCGGTGAGCTGACCGCGGGTGGCGGCATGGGTGAGGTGAAGGTGCCCGTGGTGCTGCAGAAGGACCTCGCCGAGCCGTCGTTCGGCGCGAAGCTGACACGAGTCTCCTGACGGGTGGACATGGGCCGGGCCCCGGTACGCGCTGGCGCGTACCGGGGCCCGGTCGTGTTGCGGGGGCTCAGCTGCAGCGGCTCTGGACCCGCGTCACCGAAGGCGAGCCCGACTTCGCGCCCTGCCCGCCGCACCTCGCCCCGGCCCCGAACGACGCGCCGTCTGGCCCCGGGAGGAGATCGACAGACGCTGAGCCTGGGCGTGCTGGGCAAGGTCAGGACCGCGCGGTCCGGAACGCCAGATACCGGCTGAAGGCTTCGTTGCTGTCGGGGGTGAAGCGCCAGCCGAGCAGCGCCGACCGCAGCTCCGGCTCGGTCAGCCAGCCATGCCAGGCGACCTCATCGGGATCGGGGACCACGGTGTCCGGCACCACGGCTTCGTGCACGCCGAGCCAGTGAGGGCTCAAGCCGCTGCGGTTGATGAACGTGAACAGCAGGCGCGGCAGCGCGCGAATGCCCAGCTCTTCGGTCAGCTCCCGCGCGGCGGCCTGTTCATAGGACTCGCCGA
The sequence above is a segment of the Streptomyces lydicus genome. Coding sequences within it:
- a CDS encoding NUDIX hydrolase, yielding MDELVERVDDQDRVLGRVVSRQQAIREGWLHRVAVTVCRDERGRILVHRRSERVSRFPGRYEVEVGGAANVGESYEQAAARELTEELGIRALPRLLFTFINRSGLSPHWLGVHEAVVPDTVVPDPDEVAWHGWLTEPELRSALLGWRFTPDSNEAFSRYLAFRTARS